A genome region from Hevea brasiliensis isolate MT/VB/25A 57/8 chromosome 9, ASM3005281v1, whole genome shotgun sequence includes the following:
- the LOC131183044 gene encoding transcription factor MTB3-like, whose product MGEKFWVNEEKAFVESVLGIEACEFLIASASSNVLADLVSPPNNLGLQQGLCQLVDGSNWNYAIFWYASSLKSGGSILIWGDGVCRNPKGGGAGEGNSIGDSKFEAVEKREKVKKIVLQKLHACFNVLDGDNYAANLDRVSDLEMFYLISMYFTFLCDSSYAPAESYKSGRSIWASDMISCLEQYQLRSVLARSAGLQTVVFLPVKSGVVELGSIKSIPEEHNLVERAKTIFGASNAVQARACPKIFGHELSLGGTKSRPISINFSPKVEDDLIFASESYAEAIGTNPVYGSTSNGCAGDPNEAKLFPQLNQMNLSGFNAETMVTGLEQPKDDLSPQLDERKPRKRGRKPANGREEPLNHVEAERQRREKLNQRFYALRAVVPNISKMDKASLLGDAITYITDLQMKIRVLETEKEVTNNRRKQPSLPEIDFQARQDDAVVRLSCPLDAHPVSSILETFQEHQITAQECNVSTTTENDKIIHTFSIRTQSGVAEQLKEKLETALSK is encoded by the coding sequence ATGGGTGAGAAATTTTGGGTGAATGAAGAAAAGGCTTTCGTAGAATCCGTATTAGGTATCGAGGCTTGTGAATTCCTGATCGCATCTGCTTCTAGCAACGTATTGGCAGATTTGGTTTCGCCGCCAAATAATTTGGGTTTGCAGCAGGGGCTGTGCCAGCTGGTAGATGGTTCCAATTGGAATTATGCAATTTTCTGGTATGCATCCAGCTTGAAATCTGGTGGGTCCATCTTGATTTGGGGTGATGGGGTTTGCCGAAATCCCAAGGGCGGTGGGGCGGGAGAGGGGAATTCTATTGGGGATAGCAAATTTGAGGCAGTTgagaaaagagagaaagtgaagaagATTGTGCTTCAAAAGCTGCATGCTTGCTTTAATGTGTTAGATGGGGATAATTATGCAGCAAATTTGGATAGGGTTTCGGATTTGGAAATGTTTTAcctcatttctatgtattttaCTTTCCTCTGTGATTCATCATATGCTCCTGCAGAGTCATATAAGTCTGGTAGATCAATTTGGGCTTCAGATATGATTAGTTGTTTAGAGCAGTATCAATTGAGATCAGTTTTAGCAAGGTCAGCTGGACTCCAAACAGTAGTGTTTTTACCTGTCAAGTCTGGAGTTGTGGAGCTTGGTTCAATCAAGTCAATTCCTGAAGAGCACAATCTTGTGGAAAGGGCAAAAACTATATTTGGGGCATCAAATGCTGTTCAGGCAAGAGCATGCCCAAAAATTTTTGGCCATGAACTAAGTCTTGGTGGCACAAAATCCCGACCAATTAGTATTAACTTTtctcctaaggttgaagatgatttgatttttgcttcagaATCATATGCAGAAGCAATAGGCACTAATCCAGTTTATGGAAGTACTTCTAATGGCTGTGCAGGCGACCCCAATGAAGCAAAACTTTTTCCACAGTTGAACCAAATGAATCTTTCAGGTTTCAATGCTGAAACTATGGTTACTGGTTTGGAGCAGCCTAAGGATGACTTGTCACCTCAGCTAGATGAGCGGAAACCAAGGAAGAGAGGGAGAAAGCCTGCCAATGGGCGTGAAGAGCCACTGAATCATGTCGAAGCAGAGCGACAGAGGAGGGAGAAGCTCAATCAGAGATTCTATGCATTAAGAGCTGTTGTCCCCAATATCTCTAAAATGGACAAGGCCTCTCTACTTGGTGACGCTATTACTTATATCACTGATCTCCAGATGAAGATTAGAGTTTTGGAAACTGAGAAGGAGGTGACTAACAATAGGCGAAAGCAACCTTCATTGCCAGAGATTGATTTCCAGGCAAGACAGGATGATGCTGTAGTGAGGCTGAGCTGTCCTTTGGATGCTCACCCAGTTTCTAGCATCCTAGAAACATTCCAAGAACATCAAATTACAGCTCAAGAGTGTAATGTGTCAACCACAACGGAGAATGATAAGATTATTCACACATTCTCTATCCGGACGCAAAGTGGTGTTGCTGAGCAGCTGAAGGAGAAACTGGAGACTGCCCTTTCTAAATGA